One Aspergillus oryzae RIB40 DNA, chromosome 2 genomic window carries:
- a CDS encoding uncharacterized protein (predicted protein), whose product MSADEGGGTASIPATNGDLHATTPDPPSLATPAKRKRVSSHDDKVAQDAGSSASQAQEKIKLQETLRNLVEILSKNDTDLQLLSCPLPSSPTKPRLKRAKVSGEKDEASTIQSRVASNRYNTLSEFLSDIEKASAAVIERNKAQASGLQADGSPVTETVNRIAAFKKLLNSLVRQAHTSQSNIKTETSEEDAETPAKSNTSNVEARNENLVLTLFGNPANPKQLYSSLQKSVKVPLPSDDPKAEKYVEVQAPLREVGLPNGITTTKIEPYNLDENPAEPKRTFGEVFAPRSTLPQLEMPRKTKSSSRNALNGWIDPFDAITDFKAFRGDRNNYCLAPLPSGQWLQYGGVTSSPSYWNRRDKHQPSQQHSDEKYTDDPSLWVDEDSTVLQGVYSSFAPSFDSSGAVVQADSKDLVWWSKRGARRLETLLSLPYQEAAEETTSERPGNIGELDESTLEEMVKNFKPEEFADNVTCSEASKADKEEEAKSRDVEGLLHDISDLLETLSSYQKIRNLDVSAPNVQGAEPRETGSDSRSSDDPSTEELGVYETLRSSLAALISNLPPYAVAKLNGDQLDELNISQKIVIENPDYRGTMEKDDFTAHQERSAAMAPMSGAANRTSTPSRYNSRAYSSGSRAQSQGGFAQQPYYSGRQPSTSGPYTPGHPQQYAGPRPPVTPSQRPGYLSGYSQPTPQFNQQFQRPGQNGYASYSGQQGPAAQASPQPYTPRPAQPGAYNASYAAGRSASPQKPASYAAPRTPYMTPGSNNPQQRFIPQQQQQPQQQPQPQPQQQQQPPPYGNYPSNQAPPQSAAYSNSAAAMTYARSAAEQAALMERNRTQLAAHARQSSTPQPPTEGSSQDRSVTPGNRQNGNAVPS is encoded by the exons ATGAGCGCAGACGAAGGCGGAGGCACAGCTTCCATTCCGGCCACAAATGGCGATCTCCATGCTACCACCCCCGATCCGCCCTCGTTGGCGACACCTGCCAAGCGAAAGCGTGTGTCAAGTCATGATGACAAAGTCGCTCAAGACGCTGGCTCGTCTGCGTCGCAAGCTCAGGAAAAGATCAAGCTACAGGAAACTCTGCGTAATCTCGTTGAAATATTAAGCAA AAACGATACGGATCTTCAACTCTTATCCTGTCCattgccatcatctccaacgaaGCCCCGTTTGAAGCGCGCGAAAGTCTCTGGCGAAAAAGACGAGGCCTCCACTATACAATCCCGAGTCGCTTCGAACCGTTATAACACTCTGTCGGAATTCTTGAGTGATATCGAGAAGGCATCGGCTGCTGTGATCGAGAGGAATAAAGCCCAGGCGAGCGGGCTCCAGGCTGATGGGTCGCCTGTGACCGAAACTGTCAATCGTATCGCGGCATTTAAGAAACTCTTGAACAGTCTCGTTCGTCAGGCACACACGAGCCAGTCGAACATCAAGACAGAGACATCCGAGGAGGATGCAGAGACACCGGCGAAATCCAATACCTCCAATGTAGAGGCTCGGAATGAGAATCTCGTCTTGACGCTGTTTGGGAACCCAGCTAATCCCAAGCAACTATATTCAAGTTTACAGAAATCCGTCAAGGTTCCACTGCCTTCAGACGACCCGAAAGCAGAGAAATATGTGGAGGTGCAAGCGCCACTACGTGAAGTCGGCTTACCAAACGGTATCACGACCACGAAGATCGAACCGTACAATCTTGATGAAAATCCAGCGGAGCCCAAAAGGACCTTTGGGGAAGTTTTCGCGCCTCGGTCAACCTTGCCTCAACTGGAAATGCCACGCAAAACAAAGTCTTCCTCTCGAAATGCTCTTAATGGCTGGATCGACCCATTTGACGCCATCACTGACTTCAAAGCTTTCCGAGGAGATCGGAATAATTACTGCCTTGCACCTCTGCCCTCTGGTCAGTGGCTCCAGTATGGCGGGGTCACATCATCCCCGTCTTATTGGAACCGCCGCGATAAACATCAGCCGTCTCAGCAGCATAGTGACGAGAAGTATACCGATGATCCTTCACTGTGGGTTGACGAAGACTCGACTGTCTTGCAGGGTGTCTACTCATCATTCGCTCCTTCATTCGACAGTTCGGGTGCCGTTGTCCAGGCTGATTCGAAGGACTTGGTATGGTGGAGCAAACGAGGTGCAAGACGTTTAGAGACTTTACTTTCATTGCCATATCAAGAAGCCGCCGAAGAGACAACGTCTGAACGGCCAGGCAATATTGGTGAACTAGACGAGAGTACCTTGGAGGAGATGGTAAAGAACTTCAAGCCCGAAGAATTCGCCGATAATGTTACTTGTTCCGAGGCCTCTAAAGCAGataaggaggaagaggcaaaaTCCCGGGATGTAGAAGGGCTATTACATGACATCTCTGATCTACTGGAGACTTTGAGTTCGTACCAAAAAATCCGGAATCTGGACGTCTCAGCTCCGAACGTTCAAGGCGCCGAGCCTAGAGAAACAGGATCCGACTCGAGGAGCTCAGATGACCCTTCTACAGAAGAGCTGGGTGTGTATGAAACATTAAGATCAAGTCTGGCGGCTCTCATTTCAAATTTGCCTCCGTATGCGGTTGCAAAGCTAAATGGCGATCAGCTGGATGAGCTGAACATAAGCCAGAAAATCGTCATCGAGAACCCGGACTATCGGGGaaccatggagaaggatgactTCACAGCGCATCAGGAGCGAAGCGCGGCCATGGCCCCAATGAGTGGTGCCGCGAATCGGACTTCAACGCCATCCCGGTACAATTCGCGGGCATATAGTTCTGGCTCTCGAGCCCAATCGCAAGGTGGCTTCGCTCAACAGCCATACTATAGTGGAAGGCAACCCTCCACTTCCGGGCCATACACTCCAGGCCATCCACAACAGTACGCCGGACCTCGGCCACCAGTAACACCTTCACAACGACCAGGGTATCTTTCAGGATACTCTCAGCCCACTCCTCAGTTCAATCAGCAGTTCCAGCGACCAGGACAAAATGGGTACGCTTCCTACTCGGGCCAGCAAGGGCCAGCCGCCCAAGCTTCGCCACAGCCCTACACGCCGCGCCCCGCACAACCAGGGGCATACAATGCTTCTTACGCAGCTGGGCGCAGTGCTTCTCCTCAGAAGCCAGCATCATATGCGGCTCCACGAACACCATACATGACTCCGGGTTCTAATAACCCTCAGCAACGGTTCATaccacagcagcagcaacaaccacaacagcaACCGCAACCGCAAccgcagcaacaacaacaacctcccCCATACGGCAACTATCCTTCCaatcaagctcctccacaaTCGGCAGCATACTCCAACTCAGCAGCTGCCATGACTTACGCGCGAAGTGCCGCTGAACAAGCCGCActgatggagaggaataGAACCCAACTTGCAGCTCACGCGCGACAGAGCTCAACACCACAACCCCCAACTGAAGGCAGCTCCCAGGATCGAAGCGTAACACCCGGTAACAGACAGAACGGCAACGCGGTCCCTTCATGA
- a CDS encoding uncharacterized protein (predicted protein), protein MFSFFNFKELYYNRLSYPGYLTALSSSSANVFLGPRTLSRSLSSAGTLVSPRYEPTRDQIHQVGDDDQHASCEFWCGLRLQSQLNQSYVPPGPDREQQQREQSSKSSPREQTPSKPKPLPQKASKSTPLPPTRNTLMSCDAHGHRLREKPQNELHNPRRKSKKLAVSFNPTPTEYLIDTLQNVVHCPDSTTRQNWTFTSRNPNDRLMPPLDRKQRIKFKIEHRVSLQEIAADYIYHVDRLLDLVGEEGTQGNSMELDVALRKVFLNKEYRKYLRARQYSVKDVVSWAWILKSRTPYEAILRVFALEIQSDPKEKGGSAARIIPPFIPLLLLRQGLDTKSFRLLLIYSLRLISGQPHPKLGTPLSSAKDYNLFDELRLSHDAKPLIDPNTCATFVVRLLHHARQLWPQAQLPIVRTFAFYLTLLEPEGTGTVASATPRNIQVLAGKCNTFLRLLSLPCRQGPFTSASIQQQAQFELLRAMARNQPVLPVTRGGYQGIIAVQLAHKKTSAERQSAELKAPSWPPWKEEKLGLDSQRGIEGLRSRAMRVMSQMKEAGYAHSRWEEVSSILAGWDTDKSPTIQTRTLARQPWRLRGRIGNADHHAIWEARIRATRTVREAWACFLSYRDQGLPPRGSIYTAMAEKLIYRRKALHANFDQTSHALPGDALETFAEPLSARDLIYVHTEPPTLDELLTQMLSEGIRPQARFLSLLLRYAPTFKSGLEYLSCSDMSNEQIRALCTVWAHESIYDEQSRKVVNELPAHLFSSFVYFLCKFSTFGELSARHARDAFPIILGSSQMANGETSTLFSQDEYLRNGDEYRHPKTLAHAIELLRVRHPRSPQAWVFVLSALNKDRVTGRFRKMDRDIQRVIAWHEILEIAGRMEHHDIQLGLQGFQILCSGFSRAVSSGIKNVDAVEEALEVVGNAAHQGKLAYIGLPCPRFEDMVQYGLRGLKDQFDRLVLPDFRTPSLFGSGKPYSENVTDAQVILPPLLHVPSPAVLHAFVRSLGLAEDYDGLLSLLRWMSQYATPLKEASDEYLNGDMMMRRTLVAMRLFLEGYRERQSWGSLRWTASAAQARGLGGSEYTSEVSPSDSERMSFSDPNLQEAYDIVTATHVWGPWPSDEEVQEYYAVHWEEHEVQ, encoded by the coding sequence atgttttccttcttcaactttaAGGAGCTGTATTATAATCGCCTCTCATATCCAGGGTACCTGACGGCGCTTTCCAGTTCGTCCGCTAATGTGTTTCTCGGTCCTCGAACCTTGTCACGGTCTCTCAGCTCAGCCGGGACCTTGGTTTCTCCTCGATATGAACCCACGCGTGACCAAATACACCAGgtcggagatgatgatcAGCACGCATCTTGTGAATTCTGGTGTGGGTTGCGGCTTCAGTCTCAATTAAATCAATCCTATGTGCCCCCTGGCCCAGACCGTGAACAGCAACAGAGGGAACAAAGCTCCAAATCATCACCCCGCGAACAGACCCCGTCAAAACCCAAGCCTCTCCCCCAAAAGGCCTCTAAATCAACGCCATTGCCACCTACTAGGAATACATTGATGAGCTGCGATGCGCATGGCCACCGTTTACGTGAAAAACCACAAAATGAATTGCATAACCCCCGAAGGAAGTCAAAAAAGCTTGCTGTTTCCTTCAATCCGACCCCAACCGAGTATTTAATTGATACCCTGCAAAATGTTGTGCATTGTCCTGATAGCACAACGCGTCAAAACTGGACCTTTACTTCGAGAAATCCAAACGACCGCCTCATGCCTCCTTTAGACAGGAAACAGAGGATCAAATTCAAAATTGAGCACAGAGTCTCGCTCCAAGAGATTGCTGCAGACTACATTTACCATGTGGATCGTTTGCTAGACCTggttggtgaagagggaACCCAAGGAAATTCTATGGAACTGGATGTTGCTCTGCGAAAGGTTTTTCTTAACAAAGAATACCGTAAATATTTAAGAGCGCGGCAGTATTCTGTCAAAGATGTGGTTTCATGGGCATGGATCCTCAAGAGCCGCACCCCCTACGAGGCCATCCTCCGGGTTTTCGCGTTAGAAATACAGTCAGAtccaaaggaaaagggaggcTCTGCTGCTCGAATTATTCCGCCTTTCATACCCCTTCTCTTGTTGCGGCAGGGTCTTGATACTAAGTCCTTCCGTTTACTCCTCATTTATTCGCTGCGCCTTATCAGCGGTCAACCACATCCAAAACTAGGTACTCCTTTGAGTTCGGCGAAAGATTACAACCTTTTCGATGAGCTTCGCCTATCGCACGACGCAAAGCCCTTAATAGATCCTAATACCTGTGCCACATTCGTCGTTCGTTTGCTTCATCATGCTCGCCAACTGTGGCCGCAAGCACAGCTTCCTATCGTGCGTACCTTCGCATTTTACCTTACTCTTCTAGAACCAGAGGGGACTGGTACTGTGGCATCAGCGACACCGCGAAATATCCAGGTGCTGGCTGGGAAATGCAACACATTCCTTCGATTACTCTCATTGCCTTGCAGACAGGGACCTTTCACTTCGGCTTCAATACAGCAGCAAGCACAGTTTGAGCTTCTCAGAGCAATGGCCAGAAACCAGCCTGTTCTGCCCGTCACGCGAGGAGGGTACCAAGGTATCATCGCGGTACAGTTAGCTCATAAGAAAACTTCAGCTGAGCGACAGTCCGCAGAATTAAAGGCTCCATCGTGGCCGCcatggaaggaagaaaagctaGGTCTTGACTCTCAAAGAGGAATCGAAGGGCTGAGGAGCCGTGCTATGCGGGTGATGTCTCAGATGAAAGAAGCAGGTTATGCTCATAGTCGCTGGGAGGAAGTGTCCAGTATCCTTGCCGGGTGGGACACAGATAAGAGTCCTACCATTCAAACAAGGACCCTAGCGCGCCAGCCATGGCGTCTTCGTGGACGTATTGGAAATGCGGACCATCACGCTATCTGGGAAGCTCGTATCCGGGCTACAAGGACTGTGCGAGAAGCCTGGGCCTGTTTTTTGTCATATCGAGATCAAGGTTTACCTCCACGCGGGAGCATCTACACTGCAATGGCTGAGAAATTGATTTATCGACGAAAGGCTTTACATGCCAATTTTGACCAAACAAGTCATGCTTTGCCAGGTGATGCTCTGGAAACCTTCGCAGAGCCTTTGTCTGCGCGGGATTTGATTTATGTGCATACAGAGCCACCTACGTTAGACGAGCTCCTCACACAAATGCTCTCCGAGGGGATCCGGCCGCAGGCAaggttcctttccctcctgcTACGATATGCACCGACCTTCAAATCTGGTCTGGAGTACCTTAGCTGCAGTGATATGTCTAATGAGCAGATCAGAGCTTTGTGCACCGTCTGGGCACATGAATCTATCTATGACGAACAAAGTCGGAAAGTTGTAAACGAACTTCCTGCTCAtcttttctcatccttcGTATACTTCTTGTGCAAATTCTCGACCTTCGGTGAACTGTCAGCCAGACATGCCAGAGACGCTTTTCCGATCATATTGGGCAGTTCACAGATGGCCAACGGGGAGACATCCACCCTTTTCTCCCAGGATGAATACCTAAGGAATGGAGATGAATATCGGCACCCGAAGACGTTAGCACACGCAATCGAACTGCTTAGAGTACGGCATCCCCGGTCCCCTCAAGCGTGGGTTTTTGTGTTATCGGCTTTGAACAAAGACCGCGTCACTGGCCGTTTTCGCAAGATGGATCGAGACATCCAGCGTGTTATAGCTTGGCACGAGATTCTAGAAATTGCAGGGCGGATGGAGCATCACGATATTCAACTCGGCCTGCAGGGCTTCCAGATTCTATGCAGCGGTTTTTCAAGAGCGGTAAGCTCTGGGATCAAGAATGTAGATGCCGTGGAAGAAGCCCTGGAGGTTGTTGGTAATGCTGCGCATCAGGGAAAGCTGGCATACATAGGTCTTCCCTGCCCGCGATTCGAGGATATGGTCCAGTATGGTCTCCGGGGCCTCAAAGACCAGTTTGACCGGCTTGTCCTTCCAGACTTCAGAACTCCATCCTTGTTTGGGTCTGGCAAACCATATTCTGAGAATGTCACTGACGCCCAAGTCATTTTGCCACCATTACTTCATGTGCCTTCTCCTGCCGTCCTTCACGCATTTGTCAGATCATTGGGATTAGCTGAAGATTATGATGGCCTCCTCAGCCTTCTCCGATGGATGTCTCAGTATGCGACGCCCCTTAAGGAAGCGTCCGATGAGTACTTGAACGGTGATATGATGATGCGGCGCACTTTAGTGGCAATGCGCTTATTTCTCGAGGGATATCGGGAAAGGCAGTCCTGGGGATCGCTCCGTTGGACAGCCTCAGCTGCACAAGCGCGTGGCTTAGGGGGATCTGAGTATACAAGTGAGGTTTCCCCTAGTGATTCTGAGAGGATGTCATTCTCGGACCCGAACCTGCAAGAGGCATATGACATAGTCACGGCGACGCACGTTTGGGGCCCCTGGCCTAGCGACGAGGAAGTTCAGGAATATTACGCTGTTCATTGGGAGGAGCATGAGGTGCAATGA
- a CDS encoding putative mitochondrial methylglutaconyl-CoA hydratase (Auh) (predicted protein), producing the protein MVALIRGKNWGLSVDGFPAVAAAVQQLPHTSELPQFILLAFQNHFLLGYSASSLYLWKETQFYDSKMPPRLPLSHTLRQPSVLSVRVRVTRFSTSADDAVIQTQQIPAPGSGNIRVLLLNRPKARNAISKNLLDGLSKHVQSISAEGGNGPTRALVIASNVDSAFCAGADLKERVNMTKQE; encoded by the exons ATGGTAGCGCTTATCCGCGGTAAGAATTGGGGCCTCTCGGTGGATGGTTTCCCCGCAGTCGCTGCAGCTGTTCAACAGCTTCCCCACACTTCGGAGCTTCCTCAATTCATCCTTCTCGCTTTCCAAAATCATTTCCTCTTGGGATATTCCGCTAGTTCTCTATATCTTTGGAAAGAG ACTCAATTTTACGACTCGAAGATGCCACCGCGCCTGCCTCTTTCACATACATTGCGACAGCCCTCGGTCTTGTCGGTTCGCGTCAGAGTCACAAGATTTAGCACCAGTGCGGATGATGCCGTGATACAGACCCAGCAGATCCCTGCGCCGGGCTCCGGGAATATTCGAGTCCTGCTGCTGAACAGACCCAAAGCCAGAAACGCAATTTCCAAGAATCTTTTGGACGGTCTGTCTAAGCATGTCCAGTCCATATCCGCGGAGGGAGGCAACGGTCCTACACGGGCCTTGGTCATTGCCAGCAATGTGGATTCGGCCTTTTGTGCGGGCGCAGACCTGAAAGAGCGAGTAAACATGACCAAGCAGGAGTGA
- a CDS encoding uncharacterized protein (predicted protein): MPELAARVKQIGLTQVYCSKEKPLVDIVLVHGLNGHPYNTWATQGNPPVFWPADLLPEVLESSRVRILTYGYNANVASFTDGASRDRIHHHAETLASGLAANRNVSDPTCYIQCTISFPLFYIYFVFTLASLWLYFGFILVSLYLYFTTTGLL; this comes from the coding sequence ATGCCAGAGCTTGCCGCCCGAGTCAAGCAAATTGGCTTGACTCAGGTCTACTGCTCCAAGGAAAAACCTctggttgatattgttcttGTACATGGATTGAACGGCCATCCCTATAACACCTGGGCTACCCAAGGGAATCCACCCGTCTTCTGGCCAGCTGACCTTCTCCCGGAAGTGTTAGAGTCTAGCCGAGTGCGGATCTTGACATATGGATATAATGCGAATGTTGCATCTTTCACCGATGGCGCTTCAAGGGATCGCATTCACCATCATGCAGAGACACTTGCTTCAGGCCTGGCGGCAAATCGCAATGTGAGTGACCCGACTTGTTATATCCAATGTAccatctcttttcctttattttaCATTTATTTTGTCTTTACTTTAGCTTCACTTTGGCTTTACTTCGGCTTTATTTTGGTTTCACTTTACCTCTACTTTACAACTACTGGTCTATTATGA
- a CDS encoding uncharacterized protein (predicted protein), whose amino-acid sequence MESSSQLVKALRTNNETLQNINSLFADMMSRYHIYFFHETLSTDVKGTRELIVDESSAAPYAEGVERMGIEADHRHMCKFEDDNAPGYEAVAEALLRYSRDAPATILDRWAEEEQTRRAATQNKLKDLLRNVVTKLTGTREARQYFANGGERAGSPQNW is encoded by the exons ATGGAATCGTCCTCCCAGCTTGTCAAAGCTTTGAGAACGAACAATGAAACACTGCAGAATATTAACAGTCTATTTGCAGATATGATGAGCAGATATCATATCTACTTCTTCCATGAGACCCTTTCAACTGATGTTAAGGGGACTCGTGAGTTGATAGTGGACGAAAGCTCGGCCGCGCCATATGCGGAAGGTGTAGAGCGCATGGGCATTGAAGCAGACCATCGGCATATGTGTAAGTTCGAGGACGATAACGCGCCTGGATATGAGGCAGTTGCCGAAGCTCTCCTACGATACTCCCGTGATGCTCCAGCTACTATCTTGGACCGATgggccgaggaggaacagacCCGGAGAGCGGCAACACAAAACAAGCTCAAAGATCTTCTTAGGAATG TAGTCACAAAGCTGACCGGAACCAGAGAGGCCAGACAGTACTTCGCAAATGGAGGGGAGCGAGCCGGATCTCCGCAAAATTGGTAG
- a CDS encoding uncharacterized protein (predicted protein), with product MAGSVTLTVPKRELFVVPPGFHPNASFFGMQKELEILHSRLYKAKNRAERLMAVLVCGVPGSGKSHLARQYIWSQRKKYPGGVFWVDAKTRESTAKCFWDIAQAAMLTEAQDLQQPQKYVEAVRNWLQVREEWLLIFDGISFDHDDDLNNFRQFLPFNKNCSIIYTSVDKTLRKKQRLYEPYCLQIKPLQVEDACKLLFKDLGIRKPTPSQIRKATELVTHYECLPLAIHAISHRLSATSKSIDKYHVNSHLTDEKLAEPFLSIMHDLYRIGHFEALNLINILSFFGHHVPVGLINLGKAALETWHVDILTSSRPGEQGDIDTTLGILIRYGLIERHTDAYALHPKALSPRSEKDEILDIAAVAPDLSESQTESSQDASFSVYQSSGSIDLIKIHSVVQGFCRDELKIMDEERRKSFSTNATNSDAGFYDSWLVVATRVFCMSYEHAKKRMDRLDDYGLVKDYREYEMHASKLLDNFPKKSSKEPKTLREVRHDLGQVMRSISNELEKISPSSSQESVRKQRSVFDRSSSSSSSAPESATDEGPSRTLTWEFSDMVERKAESPEEMPMSPPHFNLKPFLPHIFRWSKRDDEKGYESDGEGLQAIHRTSPALSQVSQATERPKSSRSSSAAHTTYDQEWQVVEKSPRLKASRDRRPKQRPKFPRSAWGIKPAAPILRIFPVEGRSASSSILEKGSRSSSIISASEALTAVHNASPPSAFGKAVNDRLMLHKENVPTYATVAARRTQDAAASSKQRSSSTPGGQTRPKLLRLKSKSSGGSLHSRLGNAPLLPLPPDLKSDPMSRSTYSEPDQAYLTHQLNALDLRTPHDSRYRSRHLSTVRAMGAVDMSASTPSVLTYLPPLPYDNNIEVSYSRRVSATTQAATVSQPLASFNPITHPSAIMPGASPPPSVAAEAPTGYASDPAPEPMSRGGSAQSHQSWATEPVRYPPRLSPMPSNAQTAIPPVSITQTGQGPWFTMSSVSGHKSCMVCVPGVAALLLGLDLTG from the exons ATGGCTGGAAGTGTAACACTTACAGTACCCAAAAGGGAGCTATTTGTGGTGCCGCCAGGGTTTCATCCAAACGCATCCTTTTTTGGAATGCAGAAAGAGCTTGAAATACTTCATTCTAGGCTGTACAAGGCAAAGAACAGAGCAGAGCGCCTCATGGCCGTTCTTGTCTGCGGAGTTCCTGGTTCAGGAAAGTCACACCTCGCACGCCAATATATCTGGAGCCAACGTAAAAAATATCCTGGTGGCGTCTTCTGGGTCGATGCGAAAACGCGCGAATCAACCGCCAAGTGTTTCTGGGATATTGCACAAGCGGCTATGCTGACAGAAGCTCAGGACTTGCAACAGCCTCAGAAGTATGTAGAGGCCGTTCGAAACTGGCTACAAGTCCGTGAAGAATGGCTCCTAATTTTTGATGGCATCTCGTTCGATCATGACGACGACCTCAACAATTTCCGACAATTCCTTCCCTTCAACAAAAATTGTAGTATTATCTACACATCTGTGGATAAGACGTTGCGGAAGAAGCAACGCTTATATGAGCCATACTGCCTGCAGATTAAACCCCTCCAGGTTGAAGATGCATGCAAGCTTCTCTTCAAAGACCTCGGTATCAGAAAGCCAACCCCGAGCCAAATCCGCAAAGCTACTGAACTGGTAACTCACTACGAATGTCTCCCTCTGGCTATTCATGCAATCAGTCACCGTCTCAGTGCGACATCTAAATCTATCGACAAATACCACGTCAACTCCCACTTGACGGACGAGAAACTTGCAGAGCCATTTTTGAGCATTATGCATGACTTGTATCGAATTGGGCACTTCGAAGCGTTGAACTTGATTAACATTTTGTCATTTTTCGGTCATCATGTCCCGGTTGGCTTGATTAACCTGGGGAAGGCTGCCCTGGAGACGTGGCACGTCGACATCCTAACCAGTAGTAGACCTGGTGAGCAAGGGGATATTGACACAACATTGGGGATCCTTATCCGATACGGACTCATAGAAAGACACACGGATGCTTATGCGCTCCATCCAAAAGCGCTATCACCGAGATCTGAAAAGGATGAGATCTTAGACATAGCGGCAGTTGCCCCCGATCTATCGGAATCGCAAACAGAAAGTAGCCAAGATGCATCCTTTTCTGTCTATCAGAGTTCCGGCTCTATTGACCTGATCAAAATCCATAGCGTTGTACAAGGCTTCTGTCGAGATGAGCTTAAGATCATGGACGAGGAACGAAGAAAATCCTTTTCTACAAATGCAACCAATTCGGACGCTGGCTTTTATGATTCCTGGCTGGTAGTTGCCACCCGCGTCTTCTGCATGTCCTATGAGCACGCAAAGAAGCGGATGGACCGCCTTGATGACTATGGCTTAGTGAAAGATTATCGTGAATATGAAATGCACGCGTCAAAGTTGCTGGATAACTTTCCCAAGAAATCCTCAAAGGAGCCAAAGACACTTCGAGAAGTTCGGCATGACCTCGGGCAAGTCATGAGGAGTATCAGTAATGAATTAGAGAAAATCTCGCCAAGTTCATCACAGGAAAGCGTTCGCAAACAGCGATCTGTCTTTGATCGGTCGAGCAGTTCTTCGTCGTCTGCGCCCGAGTCTGCAACAGATGAAGGGCCGTCGCGAACCTTAACATGGGAATTCAGTGATATGGTAGAGCGGAAGGCTGAATCACCGGAAGAGATGCCAATGTCGCCGCCCCATTTCAACTTGAAGCCGTTTCTCCCTCACATCTTCCGATGGTCCAAGagagatgatgagaaagggTACGAAAGCGACGGCGAAGGGTTACAAGCTATCCATCGAACGTCCCCGGCACTGTCGCAGGTTAGTCAGGCAACGGAGAGACCAAAGTCTTCACGATCTTCCAGTGCTGCACATACTACATATGATCAAGAATGGCAGGTAGTAGAGAAGTCTCCCAGACTCAAAGCAAGTAGGGATAGGCGTCCGAAGCAGAGACCAAAGTTCCCACGCAGCGCCTGGGGTATAAAGCCAGCAGCTCCTATTCTGAGGATATTCCCAGTCGAAGGAAGAAGCGCATCGAGCAGTATCCTGGAGAAAGGAAGTCGAAGCAGCTCCATCATTTCTGCTTCCGAGGCCCTAACGGCCGTTCATAACGCAAGCCCACCATCAGCTTTCGGGAAAGCAGTGAATGACAGGCTTATGTTGCATAAGGAAAACGTACCAACGTATGCTACAGTGGCTGCTAGGCGCACCCAGGACGCTGCCGCCTCATCGAAACAGCGGTCATCATCGACGCCCGGTGGACAGACACGTCCCAAACTCCTAAGACTGAAAAGCAAATCCTCCGGTGGCTCCCTTCACAGCCGATTGGGCAACGCGCCGCTGTTACCATTACCTCCTGATCTCAAATCAGACCCAATGAGTCGATCAACATACAGTGAGCCAGACCAAGCGTATCTCACCCATCAATTAAACGCCTTAGACCTGAGGACACCTCATGATTCTCGGTACCGTTCTCGGCACCTGTCTACGGTAAGGGCAATGGGCGCTGTCGACATGTCCGCAAGTACCCCTTCGGTTCTGACCTACctgcctcctcttccgtaCGACAATAATATTGAGGTCAGTTATTCTCGTCGAGTGAGCGCTACGACTCAAGCGGCAACTGTCAGTCAGCCGCTGGCCAGCTTTAATCCAATAACGCATCCGTCTGCCATCATGCCCGGCGCatctccaccaccttctGTGGCTGCGGAGGCACCTACTGGATACGCATCCGATCCGGCACCTGAACCAATGTCTCGAGGTGGATCAGCGCAGTCCCATCAGTCTTGGGCTACCGAGCCAGTTCGTTATCCGCCCAGACTCTCTCCAATGCCTTCGAATGCGCAAACTGCAATACCACCCG TCTCTATCACGCAAACCGGTCAGGGCCCCTGGTTCACCATGAGCTCGGTCTCCGGCCACAAGAGCTGCATGGTATGCGTGCCCGGAGTGGCAGctctcctcctcggcctgGATCTGACGGGTTAG